The Planktothrix agardhii NIES-204 genomic interval ACGGGGCCATTGGGTTACACCATTTAACGGCCCGGTTTGGAGAATTTTTTCCCCCAATAAGGCATTTAAAACCGCCGATTTTCCCCGACTAACTAATCCAAAGACGGCAATTCTAATAATTCCTTGTTCTAGTTTTTCTAAATTAGTTGATAGGATTTCTAACTGTTTTTGTAATGTTGCTTGTAATTCAGGATGAGAACTCCTTCGCCCCCGTTGTAAGTGGTTATAACGGGATAAAGTTTGTTTTAAACTAGAACGAGCTTGATTAAAATGAGTATTCATTATTAATGGGTATAGACTGGCTTTTTTGGAATGATGGGGTTTTGGTGTGTATGCCGATCTTACGCACCCTACAAGTACCAAATTGATTCAATTTGATCGGCGATCGCATTTGCTTCTTTTTCTATATTTTGATCGTTTTCTGTCTGAATTAATACCGTTACATGACCTAACTTTCTACCTGGACGAGATGCGGTTTTACCATACCAACGAATAAAGGAATTAGGAATTTCTGCGATCTTTTGACGCTTTTCTAAATATTCACTATTAGCAGTTTCAAACCCCAATAAATTCACCATGATCGCCCCACTACATTTTAAAGCGGTATTACCTAATGGTAAACCACTCACCGCCCTTAAATGTTGTTTAAATTGGGAAGTTTCACAAGCATCTAAACTAAAATGACCGGAATTATGGGTGCGCGGTGCGATTTCATTAACTAATAGTTTGCCTTCGGATGTTAAGAATAATTCTATCCCAAATACACCAATTACTTGTAAACTATTAAGTAAGGTTTTGGCGATCGCTTCTGCTGCTTCGGCTATAGTTTTATTAATATTAGCTGGAGCAATAACCCGATGACAAACTTGATTTTTCTGTACCGTTTCAACAATTGGATAAACTGCCACATCTCCTGCCACCGAACGGGCTGCAATTACCGCTAATTCCCGTTCAAACGGAACAAATTTTTGTAATAACATCGGAGGATAGTTAAATTTCGCCCAAGTTTGAGATAATTCCTCGGCATTGTTAATAATAAAAGTTCCCTGTCCATCATATCCATAGCGACAGGCTTTTAAAACCACCGGATAACCCAAATTATGATTAAATATTTTACCATTTTCGGGGTTTAAAAGTTTAAATTCGGGAACAGGTAAACCAATTTTTTCTAAATAACTGAGTTGATCATATTTATCTAATAATAAGGATAATGCTGACAAACGAGGACGAAAACAAACCCCCTGTTCTGCCAGTTTAGATAGGGCGTTTAAATCTACAAATTCATTCTCAAAAGTAATAACATCGCAATGATTTGCTAATTTTGCCGTGGCTGTGGCATCATCAATTTTGGCTAAAATTGTTTCGGTCGCAAAAGGTACGGCGGGGTCGTCAGTTTCGGGCGTTTGAACAAATAAAGAAATTCCTAAAGATGTGGCTTCCATTCCCATCATCCAAGCTAATTGTCCTCCTCCAATTACACCAATTTTGCTTAGGGTTTGAGGTTGAATTGTGGGAGTAGATCGGGTGTTCATTTTTTAGCAATAGTCTCAACTTTATTTATTTTAACTGAATATAGCAATATTTATATTAAGCGTGATATTAATAGAAAATTGAGTTACATTGAAGGTGAAATGTGCTTCTGCTTCAACTGCATTAACAATCTCCTGGGACTTGGTTCACCATGCCTGAAATGACCGTCAAAGACCTAGAACGTATTGAGTCCGTCTTCTGTGAAGCTGGCTTGGACTATCAAATTGAACTAGAACAGGGTAATATTACCATTATGGGGCCATCAGATATCGTCGCCAGTGAAGTCTCCTTAGAATTTGCTAGTCAACTTCGTAATTGGGTGAAACCTCGTGGTTTGGGTCGTGTTTTTGACTCCGCAGGTGGGTTTATTTTACCAAATAGTGACCTAAAAGCACCGGATGTTACTTTTGTTTTGCGCGATCGCTTGCTCAGAAGTGTGAGATATTTTGCGACCCTAGTTCCCGATTTAGTCGTTGAAGTCAAATCTCAAAGCGATCGCCTGAAAAAACTGCGAGATAAAATCCAAGTTTATATCCAACAGGGAGTTAAAGTTGCGATTATGATTGACCCCGATACCTGTCAACTGGAAGTTTATCGACCGGATCAGCCTGTAATTATATTAGGAAATGGTGATATTTTAACTGTTAACGAACTGCTACCTGGATGGGAATTAATAGTTGAAGAAATCTGGCCTCCGGTATTTGACGAAGATGAATAATCTGCTTTTGTATTTAAAATTACCACAGAATTAGATAAAGTAAGTTCATCTTACAGCATTATATCTCGTCCTGCCCTAATGGGGCCTTGAATTAAATATAACGAAGCCAAGGTAAATATCTCCTGATCAAGAGTTACACGCTAGTTAAGACTTAGAAAAGCCCAGTTAGCGTGTAACTCACAATCTGGCTTTAAAACACAGCTACGAGCTTGTTTTTTTGCTAGTAGTTGAGGACTTTTTGGTTGTAGTTTTCGTGGTTTTAGCGGTGGTTTTCGAGGCTGTTTTAGTCGTTTTAGACTTACTCCGAGAACTCGAACCCGAATCCGCTTTTGCCGCCAACAATTCCAACCCTTGGGCTAAGGTAAACGCCTCTACCGCCGCATCCTTGGGTAAGGAAGCATTGATTTTTCCATGTTTAACATAGAGCCCATAACGACCATCATAAACATTCACAGGTTCACCATCGGCGGGATGGGTTCCTAACTCCCGTAAAGGCGGAATTTCTTTTTTACCCCGTCCTCCCCGACCACTGGTTTTCGGTTGGGCCAACAGTTCTAACGCCCGTTCTAAACTAATGGTTAACACATCATCAGGGGCTTTCAGCGACCGATAATCCTTACCCAATGACCCCTGGTCATGGACAACATAGGGCCCAAACGGCCCCAAGGCGGCTTTAATCTTAGCCTCGGTTTCAGGATGGGTTCCTAATAGTCGCGGTAGGGCTAATAACCCTAAAGCCATTTCCACGGTGACGTTTTCCTTCTCAACACCTTTAGGAATAGATACCCGTTTCGGTTTTTTACTGTCTTCAGCTTCTAACCCCAACTGCACATAGGGGCCATAGGGGCCAATTAATATATAGATAGTTTCTCCCGTTTCTGGGTGAACTCCTAATTTCTCTGGCCCTTCGGTTTTTTGTCCCACCAACTCCCGAATTACCTCCGGGGTTAAATCCGCCGGAGTCAAATCCTGGGGAATGGAAGCGGTAATCATGTCCTCTCCAGTTCCCGCCTCAATATAGGGGCCAAACTTACCGATACAGACGCGATATTGAATCGGATCATCTTCATCTCCCAACTGTTCTAACTCAATAGTTCGGGCGACTTTAGTATCAATTTTACTGGCTTGGTCTTTAACCTGATTTTCCAGTCCAGCATCGCCTAAATAGAATTTTTCCAAATAGGGTAGCCAAGGAGCTTCTCCGGTAGCAATATCATCGAGGGTGTCTTCCATGCGGGCGGTAAATCGCAAATCGACCAAATCCGGGAAGTATGTTTCTAAGAGGTTGGTAACCGCAAAGGCCGTAAAAGTGGGAATCAGGGCGTTATTTTTTAACTGAACATACCCCCGATCAATAATGGTTCCAATTACACTGGCGTAGGTACTAGGGCGACCAATACCTTCACTTTCTAGGGTCTTAACTAAGGAGGCTTCGGTAAATCGAGCCGGAGGTTGGGTTTCATGTCCAACTACATCTAACTTTTTGCAGTCAGGATGGTCGCCAACTTTCAGAGGGGGTAATAATACCTCTTGGTCTTCCAAGGCTGCTTCTGGGTCGTCGGAACCCTCCACATAGGCCCGCAGGAACCCAGGAAAATCAATTCGTTTTCCGGTACTGCGGAATCCGGCATCCTCAACTTTTAGCTCAACGGTAATATTAGTTTGGCGAGAGTCAGCCATCTGGGAGGCTACGGTACGCTTCCAAATTAAATCATAGAGGTTGAGTTCGGCTCCACTTAGGGCCGTTTCTTGGGGGGTACGGAAAGAACTTCCCGCCGGACGGATGGCTTCGTGGGCTTCCTGCGCTCCTTTAGATTTAGTCGTATATTGCCGAGGTTTGGGACTGAGGTAATTTTTCCCATATTTCTGTTCCACACATTCCCGGGCGGCGGTAATCGCTTGCTCCGATAAATGCACGGAGTCGGTTCTCATATAGGTAATATATCCCCGCTCATACAAACTTTGGGCGGTTTGCATGGTCTGACGGGCACTTAACCGGAGTTTACGGTTAGATTCCTGTTGCAAGGTGGAGGTGGTAAACGGAGGAGAGGGTTTGCGAGTAACGGCTTTTTCCTCTAAGTTTGCCACCGTCCAGGGTTTACCCGATAACCTTTGTTTTAAAGCTACTGAAGCGGCTTCATCCAGTAAAACCACCTTCCGACCCGCGGCAATTTTTCCAGTGGTTTCATCGAAATCGCTCCCAGTCGCCACTTTTACCCCGGCTAGACTCACCAGTTTAGAATCAAATCGACTCTGGGTATGTTCCAAAAGGGCTTTTAAATCCCAATATCCCCCAGACCGGAAAGCCCGACGATCCCGTTCTCGACTGACCAGTAAACGCACAGCCACGGACTGCACCCGTCCGGCGGATAATCCCTTAGCAATTTTTTTCCACAACAGGGGGGAAAGAGTATAACCATAGAGGCGGTCAAGGATGCGGCGGGTTTCTTGAGCATGAACCAGTTCTTCATCAACGGTGCGACAATTTTTTAGGGCTTCACGAATAGCCTCTTGGGTAATTTCGTGAAATACCATCCGTTTAATTGGGACTTTCGGTTTCAGAATTTGGAGTAGATGCCAACTAATACTCTCTCCCTCGCGGTCTTCGTCAGTAGCGAGAACGAGTTCGTCCGCTTCTTTGAGGGCGGCTTTGAGTTCCTTAACAATTTTTTGCTTATCTTTGGGGATAACGTAAATGGGTTCAAAGTTCCCTTCCACATTCACTCCTAGTTTTGCCCACGTTTCCCCCTTATATTCTTCGGGGATTTCCTCAGCAGAGGGGGGAAGGTCACGGACATGACCCATTGAGGCTTCTACCCGATAGCTCGATGGTAAGAAGTTGCGAATGGTACGGGCTTTGGTTGGAGATTCAACAATGACTAAAGTTGACATAGCACCTTCTCAGGTTACAGCAAACACCGGACTTGGGGAATGAAGAAAAAGCGTTGGTAATTGCTTTTGTTGACAATATTAGCACTACATGAAACCCCCAAAACTTTTCACAAACCCTGAAAGGTTTAGGTGAGGGGATATTCACACACTCAGGATATGATTAAATTTTAGATGCCCAACTGAAGACCGTTGAAACTGGATCTAACCATAGCAAAAATTTATATAGGACTTACGCATGGGGCCCGAGAAACCGGGTTTTTGAGAACATAAGTGGGTCACAACGCAGTATTTTCGGAAAAAACCCCGGTTTCTTTGGTTGGGTTCGTAAGTCCTGTTCTAGTCAGTCCATCACCTAAATAACTATGAGTAATCACCCTCTTGTCATTCAAGATTCAGAATTTGACTCGGAAGTTCTGAAAGCAGAACTGCCGGTTTTAGTCTATTTTTGGGCGGGTTGGTGTGGCCCTTGTCGGCTTGTGTCTCCTTCTATACAAGCGATCGCCACAACCTATAGCGATCGCTTAAAAGTTGTAAAAATGGAGATCGATCTCAATCCGATCACCGTTAAATCCTATAAAGTAGAAGGAGTTCCCGCTTTAAAATTATTTAAAGCCGGGGAAGTTGTCAAGTCCCATGAAGGGGCTATCCCTAAACCTAAAATAATCGATTGGCTAGAAGCAAGTTTATCCGCTTGATATCCGCCCCGCCCGTTCAGGGCGGGGATTCCATCTATTGACACTCCCTGTGCCTGAAGGCGTGGGGATTCTTGGTTCAGCGAAACCACTTAATCAAATTACCTTGCAGTGCTTTAACCAGAGGTGGGATTATCCCCAAGCTAAAGAGCGGGTATGCCCCACCCTATTCGTATGAATGCGAGTTATTTTTTAAGAATCTTTTACCCACTACTGGGGAGAGGCTAAAACTGTGCAGTAGAACCCTATAGATTCACTTGATAATCAATCCGAATCTATCCGGCGATAGTGACCCAAAATAAAATCTTCCGATAGCATCATTGTATAATGGGCCAAGGGTAGTTTTTTACAAAGCCAGGGTGGGATCGTGAAAGCCCACTGGCTTCAGCCGTGGGATGAAACGCGACGCAGGCACTTTTAAGTGCCGTCATCTACCAATTAATTTGTACCCAGTTATTAGATATTTATGTTATCATATTTTCCATGATCAAAGTAACTCGGACGATTAAATTAAAATTCGCAAAACTCAACCGTTGTAAAGCTCAAATGTTTGAGCAAATGACGGAAGAAAACACGCAGATTGCTAATAAGCTGTTGTCATTGCCAATTAAAGAACGGCGAAAAATGACAACAGCTAAAATCATGTCCGAGTTAAAATCTGCTCTGGTCAATCAAGTTATTCGACATACCACATCCCCAACGGGTCGTAAAACCAAGCAATATAAAGTTCTTCCTGTAGAAGTTAACAATCAAAAGAGGAAACAATTCAAGGGGGTTCTTTTAAATTGATTAAACATCGAAATAAGTGGTATGCCTATCTGTCGATAACAGAGGATGTTCCAGAAGTTGAGACAGAGAAAAGATTGGGATGTGACCGAGGGCAGAATAATTTAGCGGTAGTTGCACCAAAAGAAGGTTTCGGCAAGTTCTTTAATGGTCAAAGTGTTAAGCATCGAA includes:
- the purK gene encoding phosphoribosylaminoimidazole carboxylase, ATPase subunit; its protein translation is MNTRSTPTIQPQTLSKIGVIGGGQLAWMMGMEATSLGISLFVQTPETDDPAVPFATETILAKIDDATATAKLANHCDVITFENEFVDLNALSKLAEQGVCFRPRLSALSLLLDKYDQLSYLEKIGLPVPEFKLLNPENGKIFNHNLGYPVVLKACRYGYDGQGTFIINNAEELSQTWAKFNYPPMLLQKFVPFERELAVIAARSVAGDVAVYPIVETVQKNQVCHRVIAPANINKTIAEAAEAIAKTLLNSLQVIGVFGIELFLTSEGKLLVNEIAPRTHNSGHFSLDACETSQFKQHLRAVSGLPLGNTALKCSGAIMVNLLGFETANSEYLEKRQKIAEIPNSFIRWYGKTASRPGRKLGHVTVLIQTENDQNIEKEANAIADQIESIWYL
- the topA gene encoding DNA topoisomerase I, encoding MSTLVIVESPTKARTIRNFLPSSYRVEASMGHVRDLPPSAEEIPEEYKGETWAKLGVNVEGNFEPIYVIPKDKQKIVKELKAALKEADELVLATDEDREGESISWHLLQILKPKVPIKRMVFHEITQEAIREALKNCRTVDEELVHAQETRRILDRLYGYTLSPLLWKKIAKGLSAGRVQSVAVRLLVSRERDRRAFRSGGYWDLKALLEHTQSRFDSKLVSLAGVKVATGSDFDETTGKIAAGRKVVLLDEAASVALKQRLSGKPWTVANLEEKAVTRKPSPPFTTSTLQQESNRKLRLSARQTMQTAQSLYERGYITYMRTDSVHLSEQAITAARECVEQKYGKNYLSPKPRQYTTKSKGAQEAHEAIRPAGSSFRTPQETALSGAELNLYDLIWKRTVASQMADSRQTNITVELKVEDAGFRSTGKRIDFPGFLRAYVEGSDDPEAALEDQEVLLPPLKVGDHPDCKKLDVVGHETQPPARFTEASLVKTLESEGIGRPSTYASVIGTIIDRGYVQLKNNALIPTFTAFAVTNLLETYFPDLVDLRFTARMEDTLDDIATGEAPWLPYLEKFYLGDAGLENQVKDQASKIDTKVARTIELEQLGDEDDPIQYRVCIGKFGPYIEAGTGEDMITASIPQDLTPADLTPEVIRELVGQKTEGPEKLGVHPETGETIYILIGPYGPYVQLGLEAEDSKKPKRVSIPKGVEKENVTVEMALGLLALPRLLGTHPETEAKIKAALGPFGPYVVHDQGSLGKDYRSLKAPDDVLTISLERALELLAQPKTSGRGGRGKKEIPPLRELGTHPADGEPVNVYDGRYGLYVKHGKINASLPKDAAVEAFTLAQGLELLAAKADSGSSSRSKSKTTKTASKTTAKTTKTTTKKSSTTSKKTSS
- a CDS encoding thioredoxin domain-containing protein, translated to MSNHPLVIQDSEFDSEVLKAELPVLVYFWAGWCGPCRLVSPSIQAIATTYSDRLKVVKMEIDLNPITVKSYKVEGVPALKLFKAGEVVKSHEGAIPKPKIIDWLEASLSA
- a CDS encoding transposase, IS605 OrfB family; amino-acid sequence: MIKVTRTIKLKFAKLNRCKAQMFEQMTEENTQIANKLLSLPIKERRKMTTAKIMSELKSALVNQVIRHTTSPTGRKTKQYKVLPVEVNNQKRKQFKGVLLN